One stretch of Arachis duranensis cultivar V14167 chromosome 1, aradu.V14167.gnm2.J7QH, whole genome shotgun sequence DNA includes these proteins:
- the LOC107458912 gene encoding LOW QUALITY PROTEIN: class V chitinase-like (The sequence of the model RefSeq protein was modified relative to this genomic sequence to represent the inferred CDS: inserted 1 base in 1 codon), whose product MAINFKTLSLAIFTILVLNAEAAVKGGYWYYDSGLVPSAIDSSYFTHLFCAFAKLNPNTNKITLPSSTFSTFTQTVQKKNPSVKTLLSIGGGGEGSAPFPTMANSSASRKIFIDSSIQVARSNNFHGLDLDWEYPSSEKEKTNFGLLLSEWRTAITQESRTSGKIPLLXSAAVAGSDQISPLKYYNGEAISKNLDWVNVMVYDLFIPSGFKTTMRPPAPLYNPGGQFSGDQGITAWMNQVGVGAKKLAIGLPFYGYAWKLVNANNHGLFAAANGGGSTPSGDGTPLYSDIRSFIKNQGAKSVYNSTYVTNYCYSGTTWVGYDDTQSVFAKVNYAKGRGLLGYFAWQIGGDDSWTLSKAASNAWGS is encoded by the exons ATGGCCATCAATTTCAAAACGCTTTCACTTGCAATATTCACAATCCTTGTTCTCAATGCAGAAGCTGCAGTCAAAGGAGGGTACTGGTACTACGACAGTGGCCTTGTTCCTTCAGCCATTGATTCCTCTTACTTCACACATCTCTTCTGCGCTTTTGCCAAACTAAATCCCAACACCAACAAGATCACGTTACCTTCATCCACCTTCTCAACCTTCACACAAACTGTACAGAAAAAGAACCCTTCCGTGAAGACCCTTCTCTCCATAGGAGGAGGTGGTGAAGGTTCTGCTCCTTTTCCTACAATGGCTAACAGTAGCGCTTCCCGCAAGATATTCATAGATTCTTCAATTCAAGTAGCAAGATCAAACAACTTCCATGGCCTTGATCTTGATTGGGAGTACCCCAGttcagaaaaagaaaagaccAACTTCGGCTTACTCCTCAGTGAATGGAGAACCGCCATTACCCAAGAATCCAGAACCTCAGGGAAGATACCATTGC TATCAGCTGCAGTTGCTGGCTCTGATCAGATATCACCGCTGAAATATTACAACGGTGAAGCTATCTCGAAGAACTTGGACTGGGTCAACGTTATGGTctatgatctcttcattccaaGTGGGTTCAAAACAACGATGAGGCCACCGGCGCCGTTGTACAATCCGGGAGGACAGTTCAGCGGAGATCAAGGAATAACGGCGTGGATGAATCAAGTTGGAGTTGGCGCTAAGAAACTTGCAATAGGGTTGCCGTTTTATGGGTATGCATGGAAGTTGGTGAATGCTAATAACCATGGGTTGTTTGCGGCGGCTAATGGCGGCGGTTCTACTCCTTCTGGAGATGGGACTCCTCTATATAGTGATATAAGGAGTTTCATAAAGAATCAGGGGGCAAAGAGTGTGTATAATTCAACTTATGTCACAAATTATTGTTACTCTGGAACTACTTGGGTTGGTTATGATGATACTCAAAGTGTGTTTGCTAAGGTTAATTATGCCAAGGGAAGAGGATTGCTTGGCTATTTTGCTTGGCAGATTGGTGGAGATGACAGTTGGACACTTTCTAAAGCGG CTTCTAATGCTTGGGGATCTTAA